Part of the Sorghum bicolor cultivar BTx623 chromosome 1, Sorghum_bicolor_NCBIv3, whole genome shotgun sequence genome, gggcgccctgaggatgagggcgggcgcccaacccCTATCTCCCCTCGGCCCCGGTCTCCTCAGTCACGATAAACTCATCTAAGGTTATCCAAATAATCACGCAGATGGTTTATTACGCACGCATGGCGGTGGGAGTAtcccgagcaaaccctagaggcactttttgacccctatataaacagaccactGACGTCAGCTTTCAACACCCATttattcaagccttctctccttcctcAATTAAagcttgcttagttcctcgCTATTTCAATGGCCGacgagttccacgatgattgggaagtcgtcccctatgacctcaacaagaagaatgtttacggtccttaagtatcaaatataatcaacaaataaacaaagaaaaggatccaaatgcaaccgacacccagacttagggttttatcggatagaattccacgagttttggtgtttgtctatttctgcagggggttatcaggaaatatggaggaaaggcccacacgtcgggtttacatagagatattaatgtgcaccgcaattatccaacatctagaagagtccagaagacaCAAGAACGAGCGGGAGGTCGAGCGGTcctggggacagggcgcccgccctccccccttgggcgcccgccctggcctgagagccaatcaAGCTGAGTctcgtggatcatgctccaccgacctagaggattaagggaaaccgtgcgattaaggtcggtttgatctgacggcccatattcatttggaaggactatataagcaggccccctggccctggaGGGGGGACCTCTGAAACCCTTATTCATTgatccatctcgggagaagaagcctagagccaccacatcaactagatctctagtttagcatagctacataggattagaactagaagcaatcaatcttcgattggtttccagatctgtcaagagaattcttggtacttcctctactgttcttcatttgttcatcattattcttcaatattatgaatatgactttgttctacttcaatatattgattatgactttgctccacttgtttatatttgcaattatatcattcttagtttatcatagttatatgcttggcttagttagattggaattatatacatgtttaggatcgtatagtgtttatccatgtgtacagtgggtaaatgataagtattgtgtaggcatggtgcctataccgtatttatctgcgattgttccctatatgccggatcgcggggtagttcgtggtggtgacagctccattgattcttatatagtccccctcccgtgtataaggcaggcagagcaacattattacaggggagtgattgctatgtttctcatcttccttgataatatcactatgcatgggcgtagtcctgtctcgcaatgattgccaagtacaattgcactaactatgatatgctagactttatagttaagaataacttaagaaatattcttgtagttcatcctaattccatgctaatgacttgctagaatatctgttgaggtgcttatcattattttatgtggctagttatgctgatcagattaattatctttgtcaccattcatactttatctatattttatgtgacatttatccctgtatgaaagagatagataaatgctctctattacacgtgcaatgatagatactcaattccatatttcattccataatcaacattgatgattagcattgccttcccagtggtaaaatataaataacgatacttggaatacttcccggttaaaatgctacatcggtattaatctgtgcgcttgcagatctcatttattattcattcagaagagcaattgcatatttcaataccatgtctctcatgtcatcctgggtatgacaacttggcttaagtggcatgagggataggttcggtatttttggcgccgttatcagaattagaaaactatgtctacttttggtaatgacgtttagaatgcccaacaagcatttttggcaccattgccggggaaggttgattactaataaggaatgaatacggaatttcgagtcatcattcgcatcactaatatgatcgaGATTATCAAttttctcatacagttttacccctttatttttctattttgattattttatgcagggtaatgtatgaatagaagacatcttccaggaaattttattgacgatcccgaagcattattcagaaaaacaagagccaagctcaagaagacatcgtcaacacttcagcacaaaGCTTCGTCCAATCCAAAAGATCGCCGAAGTTTCATCTGGAACTTGTCTTtagagttcgaagtcatggcgaacaagtcgatccgtgagttctcagctctccTATGAacaacatccgtactggacctactatggagtgttgacggtccttaagtatcaaatataatcaacaaataaacaaagaaaaaggagcCAAATGCAACtcacacccagacttagggttttatctgatagaattccatgagttttggtgtttgtctatttctgcagggggttatctggaaatatggaggaaaggcccacacgtcgggtttacatagagatattaatgtgcaccgcaattatccaacatctataatagtccagaagccacgagaacgagcgggaggccgagcggtcctggggacagggcgcccgccctccccccttgggcgctcgccctggcctgagagccaatcaAGCTGAGTCTcttggatcatgctccaccgacctagaggattaaggaaaaccgtgcgattaagatcggtttgattcgacggcccatattcatttggaaggactatataagcaggccccctggcccctggagggggGAACTTTGAAACCCTTATTCATTCATCCATCTCGGGAAaagaagcctagagccaccacatcaactagatctctagtttagcatagctacatagggttagaactagaaggaatcaatcttcgattggtttccggatctgtcaagaggattcttggtaatttctctactgttcttcatttgttcatcattattCTTCAATATACTTCaaaatattgattatgactttgctctacttgtttatatttgcaattatatcgttcttagtttatcatagttttatacttggcttagttagattggaattatatacatgtttaggatcgtataacgtttatccatgtggacagtgggtaaatgataagtattgtgtaggtgtggtgcctataccgtatttatctgcgattgtaccctatatgccagatcgcggggtagttcgtggtggtgacagctccattgattcttatatagtccccctcccgtgtatagggcaggcagagcaacattattacaggggagtgattgctatgtttctcatcttccttgataatatcactatgcatgggcgtagtcctgtctcgcaatgattgccaagtataattgcactaactatgatatgctagactttatagttaagaataacttaggaaatattcttgtagttcatcctaattccatgctaatgacttgctagaatatctgttgaggtgcttatcattattatatgtggctagttatgctgatcagattaattatctttgtcaccattcatactttatctatattttatgtgacatttatccctgtatgaaagagatagataaatgctcttacacgtgcaatgatagatactcaattccatatttcattccataatcaacattgatgattagcaatcccttcccagtggtaaaaatataaataacgatacttggaatactttccgattaaaatgctacatcggtattaatctgtgcgcttgcagatctcatttattattcattcagaagagcaattgcatatttcaatactgcgtctctcatgtcatcctgggtatgacaacttggcttaagtggtatgagggataggttcggtaTTTTTGGCGTCGTTATTAGAAtttgaaaactaagtctacttttggtaatgacgtttagaatgcccaacaagcatttttggccccgttgccggggaaggttgattactattaaggaatgaatatggaatttcgagtcatcattcgcatcactaatatgatcgagattatcaattctctcatacagttttacccctttatttttctattttgattattttatgcagggtaatgtatgaatagaagacgtcttccaggaaatttGGTTGACGATCccaaagcattattcagaaaaacaagagccaagctcaagaagacatcgtcaacacttcagcacaaagcttcatccaatccaaaagaTCGTCGAAGTTTCATccggaacttgtctttagagttcgaagtcatggcgaacaagtcaatccacgagttctcagctcccactacgaacAACATCCGTATTGGACCTGCTgtggagtgttgacggtccttaagtatcaaatataatcaacaaataaacaaagaaaaggatccaaatgcaaccgacacccagaattagggttttatctgacagaattccatgagttttggtgtttgtctatttctgtagggggttatcaggaattatggaggaaaggcccacatgtcgggtttacatagagatattaacgtgcaccccaattatccaacatctagatgAGTCCAGAAGCCTCgagaacgagcgggaggccgagcgagcccgggggcagggcgcccgccctggcctgagagccaatcaggctccgcctcgtggatcatgctccaccgacctaagggattaaggaaaaccatgcaattaaggtcggtttgatccgacggtccatattcatttggagggactatataatcaggccccctggcccctggaggaaagGACCTCAGaagccctaattcattcattcatctcgggagaagaagtccCTGATCAAGCCTTAGAGCCACcatatcaactagatctcttgtttagcatagctacataggattagaactagaaggagtcaatcttcgattggtttccagatctgtcaagaggattcttggtaattcctctactgttcttcatttgttcatcattgttcttcaatattatgaatatgactttgttctacttcaatatattgattatgactttgctctacttgtttatatttgcaattatatcattcttagtttatcatagttatatgcttagcttagttagattggaattatatacatgtttaggatcgtatagcgtttatccatgtgtaaagtgggtaaatgataagtattgtgtaggcgtggtgcctataccgtatttatctgcgattgtaccctatatgccagatcgtggggtagttcgtggtggtgacagctccattgattcttatatagtccgcctctcgtgtatagggcagacagaacaacattattacaggggagtgattgttatgtttctcatcttcgttgataatatcactatgtatgggcgtagtcctgtctcgcaatgattgccaagtataattgcactaactattatatgctagactttatagttaagaataacttaggaaatattcttgtagttcatcctaattccatgctaatgacttgctagaatatctgttgaggtgcttatcattattatatgtggctagttattctgatcagattaattatcgttgtcaccattcatactttatctatatcttatgtgacacttatccctgtatgaaagagatagataaatgctctctattacacatgcaatgatagatactcaattccatattccattccatgatcaacattgatgattagcaatcccttcctagtggtaaaaatataaataacgatacgtggaatacttcccggttaaaatgctacatcgatattaatctgtgcgcttccagatcttatttattattcattcagtacagcaattgcatatttcaataccgcgtctgtcatgtcatgctggggatgacaacttggcttaagtggcatgagggataggtttggcatttttggcgtcgttattagaattagaaaattaagtctacttttttaatgacgttaagaatgcccaacaagcatttttggcgccgttgccggggaaggttgattactaataaggaatgaatacggaatttcgagtcatcattcgcatcactaatatgattgagattgtCAATTCTCTTATACAGCTTTACCCctgtatttttctattttgattattttatgcagggtaatgtatgaatagaagacatcttccaggaaattatGTTGACAACCCCGAagtgttattcagaaaaacaagtgccaagctcaagaagacatCGTCAActcttcagcacgaagcttcattcaatccagaagatcaccggaatttgtcttcagagttcgaagccatggcgaacaaatcgatctgtgagttctcagctcccactacggacaacatccgcactggacctgctgcaaagatcgacggcaactttgagatcaagcctggacttatcaacatggtgcaatccaaccagttatgtgggaaggcacacgaagatgctagtgctcatctccaacacttcctggagatttacagcacattcaccatatcaagagtccccagagatgctatactacttcgcctcttcccattctcacactACAAGAGGTGGGTGGCTTTTTGACATATTTAGCATGACAAAGTCCATAATGTCATTATATTATTTGTTTTATGACATTATATTTTAGACACCTTGACTTAATGACAAAAAAAATGTATGTCACAACAAATGTCATATAACTAATCAAATTTTATCTAGTGACGATATTTGATATGTCATAAGGTCTATTTATATGTCACAACATCTAGTGACTATATTTGATATGTCATAAGGTATATTTATATGtcacaaaatatttattgaattatttttagataatttgcaaagaacattgcCACATCAGTAATACGAATTCTGTGACGTgtctcttttgagcctagtcagTCTATGATtatataatatttgtcaaatacaaacggaagtgctacagtagccaaagccaaaaaTTTTACCCAACTAACACTACAATAAATACATGGCTTTTTAACGTTTTTAGTATGACAATTGTAAGAATGTTACTATATCATCCATTTTGTGACATTATATGTTAGGCATAGTGACTTAGTGACAATTAAAAGTTGTATGTCAGAAAAAATTCTATGTTTTGTCAAAAGAATTCTATAATTTTCAGTTGTTTAAATATAGTTGGATGGAGAAATGACCAATATTACTATGCAGACCATGGCCCAAATCGGCCCATCTAAAAACCCTAGACTATATAACCCATTCCTATCTCTCCCTCACCCTCCCTCAGCCGCacaactctctctctctgcccTTATCCCTAGCACAAAATggacgccaccgccaccgcggcTGCgaggcgcctcctcctcccgctCCGCGCcctgccgccggcgccgccgcggggcGCGGCGGTCTCCGCGCCGCGCGCCCGGCGGTGACACGGTCCGAGGAGGAGAGTCCATGCCTCCCCAGCGCGCGCGTCCCTGGACAGCGCCGCGGTCCTGCTCGATGCCGCGGCCGCGGTGGCCGTCGGCGGGACAGGGTACTCGCAGGCGAGCTACTACACGTCGCTGGGGCTGTTCGTTCTCTCCGTGCTGGGGCTGTGGTCCCTCATCAAGCGCTCCGTCAAGTCCAAGGTCTCGGATCCATCCGTGTGCCACTCTCCCCTCTTCCGTTTTCCGTTGCTGCTTGCCTCCGTCTTTGCTCGCCCTCGCACGCGCGCACCGCACCCACGTCTTAGTGCGCTGTGCTCGTGCCAGACTTGCTGGTGCCTACTTGCTGATCAGAATTGGGTAACTCTGGCTCCTGGATGGGCTTATCTTGTGTCTCGGCGAGCGTACACACGGGTTTgatctccctattttctgaatGCCTGGTATATCTGATAACTGAATGGCTCTCTGGCAGATGGCGCTTTGTTGCAACCCTGCTGCACCTGGGATTATGGTAGCTTCTGTTGCTACCAAACTGACATGCTAAAGAATGACAATGAGAATGACAAGAGAGGGGCGTCGCTATATGGAATGTTGTATGCACGCTGTTTGCTATCATTCTTATTCTATATTTTCCAGTGAATTTGTGAATATGTTGATTGTTATTCAGTAGTGTGAATCTGTTCCTAGTGTGCATACATGTCTCATCATTTATGTTTCTGCACTAGCAACACAATGGTATATACAGAAATGGTATTCATAGTTGATCATAAATTATATATGAGCATTAAATAATTTATAGACAACCAAATAGACAGCCTCTgtctatgggttgtatgagttgtCTATTTAACTGTCTCTATTGTAAATTCCAAGAATATATAGGCAGCAACTGTCTATGGGTTGTACATACCCTTACAACAGCCTTTGTTTATTATGATATTCAAATACTTTGCACATTATGTGAGCAAGTGTGTTACCTGACTCTACATTTCTTTGATCCTGTTTAGAGAATTTGGAATTATGTCAATTCTGGCTCTGTTATTTTAAGGTCAGGCATATTTTAAAGTCTATAGCTGATGCCTGCATCAGGCAAGAATAGAAGGAATATGTTGATTTTACAGCTAATTAGCAATCCTGCTATTGTTCTCAATATATCTAACTCTAGATATTCTCTCTACAGACTAGAACTGACAAGAAGTATGGTGGACTGAGTTTATCATATGAAGATGTTGGGTCAAGTTCTTGCAGTCACAGGTAAATTTTCTCACTGTTAGCCTTATTAACATGCTATGCATGGTTGTAAACAGATGAGTTTTCAGAACATAGTGGTCATGCCCATCTTCAGTCAGTGTATCTTCTGGGGTAACCTTTTAATTCGGTAACCTTTTAACTTAATTTGGTAACCTTTTAACTTCTATCACAAATCTAAAATTTGAACTTACAACAATATTGACATGCAACATTTTCTTCTACTGAAATAATTTCTTGCCTTGTCTTGGTAAAGAATCAAGACATTTTCTTAGTAAAGAATTAAGACCTTTTCTTAAGCTATAGCTGAATATTCCTTGCTGCTGGCTTTTTGCTTGCTTCTGGAACAGTAGGGAGAAATCATTAATGTGTTGCCTGGCATATTATTCAGCTAGACAGCCAACTGTAGAAGAATGAAGTTAGATCAACGTAGTTACAATTTAGTTACAATTTTTGAATTGAATAAGGCACCTGATGAGGGTACAAGTTGTCAATGTTTTGATCAGCTATCCTGGTGCCATGGTTGCAGGTTTATGTTAAGAGCACATTTTTTACTCACTCCATCTACAAGCCTCAAGTAACCCTTCATTGACCAACTATTTCTACTATATATTGGCTTTTCTATATAGTTAGGATACTATGGTTCTGTAATGTTGTATAGTCTCAATGTCAGATAAATGGACAATATTTTAAAATTATAACCAGGGAGCTTGTTTCACGGTACAACCTAGTTGTAGTATTATCTTTGTGGATAGATTTGTTTCATTAACTGTTATATGTTGACCAGGGAGCTTGGTTCTGTCCAATAGATATGCATGAACCTAGAGCTAACTCTAATCTTTATATCTTTAACTAATTTGGCTACCATTTGCTTCTTTCAGATTGGTTAATAGTGTGGTATGGAGGATGTCTCAGTAAAGTGAAAAGCCTCAGTAATGTTTAGGGGTAGCTACATCTCTTTTTGTTAGCTTGATGAATATTCAAGATGTTGAAATGGCTATGTTCATTGTCATTTTGGACATGTGACTTAGATGTAGCGTGATATATATTGCTACCTGGATGTATGAGTTTGA contains:
- the LOC8155482 gene encoding codanin-1; this translates as MAQIAQNGRHRHRGCEAPPPPAPRPAAGAAAGRGGLRAARPAVTRSEEESPCLPSARVPGQRRGPARCRGRGGRRRDRVLAGELLHVAGAVRSLRAGAVVPHQALRQVQDGALLQPCCTWDYGSFCCYQTDMLKNDNENDKRGASLYGMLLVNSVVWRMSQ